One region of Juglans microcarpa x Juglans regia isolate MS1-56 chromosome 7S, Jm3101_v1.0, whole genome shotgun sequence genomic DNA includes:
- the LOC121240229 gene encoding NAC domain-containing protein 90-like, giving the protein MEEVSQPGFRFYPTEEELVSFYLHKKLEGTRPDVHRVIPVVPVYDIEPWNLPKLAGELCQGDTEQWFFFTPRQEREAKGGRPCRTTVSGYWKATGSPGYVYSSDNRVIGVKKTMVFYKGKAPTGRKTKWKMNEYRAIEIETGQSNTVVPKLRHEFSLCRMYVISGSFRAFDRRPKVSIRMTQNVVDGAASTPPQNATVVEKTSSSDTSFSGGDHADLQEVAGSICWDITDTLEPLWEWEPLNWL; this is encoded by the exons ATGGAGGAGGTATCCCAACCAGGTTTTCGCTTTTACCCAACTGAAGAAGAGCTAGTTTCCTTCTACCTGCACAAAAAACTTGAAGGGACGAGACCAGATGTGCACCGGGTTATCCCTGTTGTTCCGGTTTATGACATAGAACCTTGGAACCTTCCAA AGCTTGCAGGAGAGCTGTGTCAAGGAGATACAGAGCAATGGTTTTTCTTTACGCCAAGACAGGAAAGAGAAGCCAAGGGAGGACGACCCTGCAGAACAACAGTTTCTGGGTACTGGAAGGCAACCGGCTCTCCTGGCTACGTTTATTCATCGGATAACCGGGTGATTGGAGTAAAGAAAACAATGGTTTTCTATAAGGGAAAGGCTCCAACCGGAAGGAAAACCAAATGGAAGATGAATGAGTACAGGGCCATTGAAATAGAAACAGGCCAATCTAACACAGTAGTTCCCAAG TTGAGGCATGAATTCAGTTTGTGCCGAATGTATGTGATCTCGGGAAGCTTCCGGGCATTTGATCGGCGCCCAAAAGTGTCGATACGAATGACACAGAATGTTGTTGATGGGGCTGCAAGTACACCACCTCAGAATGCCACAGTAGTTGAGAAAACAAGCTCATCTGATACTTCCTTTTCTGGAGGAGACCATGCTGATCTCCAAGAAGTTGCAGGAAGTATCTGCTGGGACATAACTGATACTCTAGAACCTCTCTGGGAATGGGAACCGTTAAATTGGCTCTGA
- the LOC121240207 gene encoding uncharacterized protein LOC121240207, with product MDQWQEDHKVLQHQIQESFLVWEDQAAEEGEEDAVEGEEIVTVPTKVTSTEMTPSILINPNPKLISKLSFPVRFSFPSFHCTNDFFLPSLRVVSRIVYPQLQNLLEWRENAVIHGHTSPAINLFKKMRRQDLYLGMGKKVFVHYRFDILPLKVVFEPFDRGRVYLVDLFTGVGEEIENVTMQTTNLEDTALDEQHACRVVNSRRDEKCTPTFGLMKSDKKARMTESVENFRSKKIFAPYLFDILPLEGVFGCYGMKLLQIWKLIEEQILLPFDRGKEEEMGAKAFFMLHCAMMGYVAGMGFGLLALLLFDTNGSDLVFWMAVEYVDVIYKFYKLIEDDSRVHDYMDPQPEINARCGLFSLTG from the coding sequence ATGGACCAATGGCAGGAAGATCACAAGGTTCTCCAGCACCAAATACAGGAATCCTTCTTGGTCTGGGAAGACCAAGCTGCGGAGGAGGGAGAAGAAGATGCAGTAGAAGGGGAGGAGATAGTGACAGTGCCCACGAAAGTTACTTCCACAGAAATGACTCCATCTATTCTTATTAATCCGAAtccaaaattaatttctaaactCAGTTTCCCCGTtcgattttcttttccttcatttcattGCACAAATGACTTCTTCCTCCCTTCCTTACGGGTTGTCTCTCGCATTGTCTATCCACAACTCCAGAACCTTCTTGAGTGGCGTGAAAATGCAGTGATCCATGGTCATACGAGTCCTGCAATCAACTTGTTCAAAAAAATGCGTCGGCAAGATTTATATTTGGGGATGGGTAAAAAAGTCTTTGTTCACTATCGGTTTGATATATTGCCACTTAAAGTGGTTTTTGAACCCTTTGATAGAGGGAGAGTTTACCTAGTTGATTTATTTACGGGTGTTGGAGAGGAGATTGAAAATGTTACAATGCAGACAACTAATCTTGAGGACACTGCCCTTGACGAACAACATGCTTGCCGTGTAGTCAATTCTAGAAGGGATGAAAAATGTACCCCAACATTTGGTTTGATGAAGAGTGATAAAAAGGCCCGCATGACGGAGAGTGTTGAAAATTTTAGgagtaaaaaaatttttgcACCTTATCTGTTTGATATATTGCCACTTGAGGGTGTTTTTGGGTGCTATGGGATGAAGTTGCTACAAATTTGGAAATTGATAGAGGAACAAATATTGTTGCCCTTTGACagaggaaaggaagaagaaatggggGCGAAGGCATTTTTTATGCTTCACTGTGCTATGATGGGTTATGTAGCTGGAATGGGATTTGGTCTGTTGGCTTTACTGTTGTTTGACACAAACGGGTCTGATCTTGTTTTTTGGATGGCAGTCGAATATGTAGATGTCATCTACAAGTTTTACAAACTCATAGAAGATGACAGTCGAGTGCATGATTACATGGATCCACAGCCTGAAATCAATGCAAGATGTGGGCTATTCTCATTGACTGGCTGA
- the LOC121241692 gene encoding uncharacterized protein LOC121241692 → MVLPKFITALVFVLTLARIELSTSQVVKGKVSCLDCKHKDASSGIKILVKCDRVKKLAMATTEEDGSFEVELPSDTSKSSPPLNCHAKLFAAPTQLYASRKNVVSKIIKTKDLNSYTISTPLSFSTSCPFTYEKCRAMNKLGSSKNINLNLPPEWGLAPASLYIPYYPIISGIP, encoded by the exons ATGGTGCTTCCCAAGTTCATCACAGCACTTGTCTTTGTATTGACCCTTGCAAGAATCGAGCTCTCAACTTCCCAAGTTGTGAAGGGCAAGGTCTCTTGCCTTGACTGTAAGCATAAGGATGCCTCCTCGG GCATTAAAATTCTTGTGAAGTGTGATAGAGTGAAAAAGTTGGCAATGGCAACCACAGAAGAAGATGGCTCTTTTGAAGTGGAACTTCCTTCAGACACCTCAAAATCATCTCCTCCACTGAATTGCCATGCCAAGCTTTTTGCAGCTCCAACCCAGCTCTATGCCTCAAGGAAAAATGTGGTATCCAAAATCATCAAGACCAAGGACCTTAACTCCTACACCATCTCCACTCCTCTCAGCTTTTCCACATCTTGCCCCTTCACATATGAGAAATGCAGGGCCATGAACAAgcttggttcttcaaagaatATCAATCTGAATCTGCCACCAGAGTGGGGCTTAGCACCAGCTAGCCTTTATATTCCTTACTATCCCATCATTTCAGGCATACCTTGA